The following coding sequences are from one Schizosaccharomyces osmophilus chromosome 1, complete sequence window:
- a CDS encoding membrane transporter: MHDPLNRNVELASSEQTTEATDESHQNNILTQPVAVETEQNNNEVRVQKEISEEASTSRVRENESVPLSKTPTDIEEKPPHTEVEVEVEVELKNESGVDEKVRGKENEEDEEIQLIPENNMVLVVPALILCLFLAALDNTIVTVAIPTITQHFNDSSHSFWISTAYTLATNAVMPAMGVLSNILGRKYILYGSVFLFMLGSALSGASQSMIMLIISRAVQGAGGGGISSLTNILISEITPLKTRPMYTVLTSSAWGVALAIGPVLGGVICQNTTWRWIFFINLPVGGIAILLIIIFLRVLPVKRQSFRTFLKTFDFFGLASAMTGVVLFLLGISLGGESGHWARRGVLPYIIIGGVLVVFAMVYDFHTKRNPVLPPVLFKSMNGIIVMTCSFILYMNDYLFAYHVPQYYQRVRGDDPLMSGVHFLPGAAVLIVSSAVIGAVLKSFACFRTVLCIGGVVCTAGLGSLISLDAFSPFSKAMGLITIFMFGSGFMFLPLLIVMQASFPPSLTSIATATLMFVRYMGGAIGITIGQVIFSQRVTSAFHGDSTIARLPYERIQQLSKDKRYHIKTTYASAYKTIWLFTTIAMAVGTVAIFFIKGISTEQKFKKVPAKKAKEEKV, encoded by the coding sequence ATGCATGATCCGCTTAATCGAAATGTCGAGTTGGCTTCGTCCGAGCAAACCACTGAAGCGACTGATGAAAGCCATCAAAATAATATCCTGACACAGCCGGTCGCTGTCGAGACTGAGCAAAACAACAATGAAGTAAGAgttcaaaaggaaatttcCGAGGAAGCATCAACGTCAAGAGTACGAGAAAATGAATCGGTTCCATTGTCCAAGACGCCAACTGACATAGAGGAAAAACCACCACACACAGAGGTTGAGGTTGAGGTTGAGgttgaattaaaaaatgagTCGGGGGTAGATGAAAAAGTAcgaggaaaagaaaacgaagaggATGAAGAGATTCAATTGATTCCTGAAAATAATATGGTTCTCGTGGTCCCAGCTCTTATTTTATGTCTTTTTCTGGCTGCTTTGGATAATACAATTGTTACCGTTGCTATTCCTACCATTACCCAGCATTTTAATGATTCTTCCCATTCGTTTTGGATCAGTACTGCGTATACTCTGGCTACCAATGCAGTCATGCCGGCCATGGGTGTTCTCTCCAACATCTTGGGACGCAAGTATATCTTGTATGGATCggtctttttgtttatgctCGGTAGTGCTCTTAGTGGTGCTAGTCAAAGTATGATTATGCTAATTATTTCACGTGCCGTTCAAGGTGCCGGAGGTGGTGGAATTAGTTCATTAACCAATATTCTTATTTCTGAAATCACTCCTCTAAAAACCCGTCCCATGTACACGGTTCTCACTTCTTCGGCTTGGGGTGTCGCCCTTGCCATTGGTCCTGTTCTCGGCGGTGTCATTTGTCAAAATACCACTTGGCGATGgatcttcttcattaatCTTCCTGTCGGTGGCATCGCTATTCTTCTTATCATTATCTTTTTGAGAGTCCTACCCGTAAAACGACAATCTTTCCGTACCTTCCTTAAAActtttgacttttttggtCTTGCTAGCGCTATGACCGGCGTTGTGCTTTTTCTATTGGGTATTTCTTTGGGAGGTGAATCTGGCCATTGGGCTCGTCGCGGAGTTCTGCCTTATATTATCATCGGTGGAGTTCTTGTCGTCTTTGCTATGGTATACGACTTTCATACCAAGAGAAATCCAGTACTACCTCCAGtcctttttaaaagtatGAACGGTATCATCGTCATGACCTGTTCgtttattctttatatGAACGATTATTTATTCGCTTACCATGTTCCTCAATATTATCAAAGAGTTCGAGGCGACGATCCCTTAATGTCTGGTGTTCATTTTTTACCGGGTGCTGCCGTCTTAATTGTCAGTTCGGCAGTCATTGGTGCGGTGCTCAAAAGCTTTGCCTGCTTTAGGACAGTGCTCTGTATAGGGGGCGTCGTCTGTACCGCAGGACTCGGAAGtttaatttctttggaTGCCTTTTCGccattttccaaagctATGGGCTTGATTACTATTTTTATGTTTGGCTCTGGTTTTATGTTTTTACCTTTACTCATTGTCATGCAGGCGTCTTTCCCGCCCTCTTTAACCTCAATAGCTACTGCCACCCTGATGTTTGTAAGATACATGGGAGGAGCTATCGGTATAACGATAGGACAGGTAATTTTTAGCCAAAGGGTGACTTCTGCCTTTCATGGAGACAGCACGATCGCGAGGTTGCCATACGAGAGAATCCAACAACTTTCGAAGGACAAGAGATATCATATCAAAACAACTTACGCATCTGCTTATAAGACTATTTGGCTGTTTACAACTATTGCTATGGCCGTCGGCACGGTCGCCATCTTCTTTATAAAGGGGATTTCAACGGAACAGAAGTTTAAGAAAGTACCCgcaaaaaaagcaaaagaagaaaaggtttAA
- the wtf1 gene encoding wtf meiotic driver (syntenic with wtf30 in CBS 15792) → MKNKYTPISDSDDSSKTLNDEKADSRSSPSDGTPPPYTASTKFIDLEMADGSAQNSAQESVNNSGSGWTNTWQIIMHLLLFTSFAYMIFYAIFLVVFFYFKLSLNALDLWGLSAGCVASFALFLFAIFQMPKEWFTQAGRSTKKVLKKSGRATKNVLSALCISALYVCFLDVLGFTVYYAAKKLTGFEKINNNIFYFVCFVNVVLFFLLTMNANARELLRLVIIDLKNGIGSGVNGIGNGIGVGVNGIGNGIGNTVDRILDTNRGEQVPQNEGIELQPLAEQSAEV, encoded by the exons atgaaaaacaaatatactcctatttcagattctgatgactcttccaaaacgctcaatgatgaaaaggcaGATAGTCGGTCGTCTCCTTCAGATGGTACGCCTCCTCCGTATACAG CTTCAACCAAATTTATTGATCTCGAAATGGCTGATGGATCCGCTCAGAATTCCGCCCAAGAATCTGTTAATAACTCTGGATCGGGTTGGACGAATACGTGGCAGATTATAATGCACTTGTTGCTTTTTACATCTTTTGCGTATATGATATTTTATGCTATTTTTCTTGTCgtattcttttatttcaagctttctttgaatGCGCTAGACCTTTGGGGGCTTTCTGCTGGCTGTGTAGCATCCTTTgcattgtttttgtttg CAATATTTCAAATGCCTAAAGAATGGTTCACGCAAGCTGGAAGATCAACCAAAAAGGTTCTAAAGAAATCTGGAAGAGCAACCAAAAACGTATTGTCAGCTCTGTGTATCTCAGCATTATATGTGTGTTTTCTCGATGTCCTTGGTTTCACCGTGTATTATGCTGCAAAAAAGTTGacaggatttgaaaagataaacaataatattttctattttgtttgttttgttaacgttgtcttgttttttttattgacgA TGAATGCAAATGCGCGTGAACTACTAAGATTAGTTATTattgatttaaaaaacgGAATAGGAAGCGGCGTAAACGGAATAGGAAACGGAATAGGCGTCGGCGTAAACGGAATAGGAAACGGCATAGGAAACACTGTGGATCGTATTTTAG ATACAAATCGAGGAGAGCAAGTACCTCAGAACGAAGGAATCGAACTTCAGCCTCTTGCTGAGCAAAGCGCTGAAGTTTGA
- the vba2 gene encoding vacuolar amino acid uptake transporter, translating into MNNSKLNDLEGEIKSRSETSRLLDSNSYQQTTFQVTPTDPTRELHTETENDTKHNASISISPLSPNPRIIPNFIWIEVSLLLNVFLAGFDGTVTASAYTTIGEEFHAVNLASWITTSYLITSTTFQPLYGSFSDILGRRVCLLMASGLFCLGCLWCYFTNGIISLIFARSFMGIGGGGLITLSTIINSDIIPTRKRGLFQAFQNLVLGFGAICGASFGGVLSEAFSWRFCFLIQVPFSLLSIAAGYSFVQNQAGIKKLPHFRSLLEKIDILGGFLLVCGLSALLLVLTFAGTRSTDNYGLSQLLLLFLLGVLFLSAFVYIEFTTKAAPIIPLKSLQGLYSTLVLTIGFFTGLAGYAYLFTLPLLFQLVLGDSPSKAGLRLALPSLSTPIGGLICGILMHQRVRIGPLLFSGVFLMSLGYVLSLFVYPGISPILLGLFLIPANVGQGIGFPSSLFSFIFAFPQDSHATSTSTLYLIRSIGSLFGVGGLSAVIQLTLRKKLSADLSETTNFNENQIREIIHKVTESMSSLYDLPDAIQRIVLSDYTFAIRKAQKFTMICCFIALFLCILKDLIRPKTHSGFRY; encoded by the coding sequence ATGAACAACAGTAAATTAAACGATTTGGAGGGAGAAATAAAGTCTCGTTCGGAAACATCTCGTTTGTTGGATTCAAATTCCTACCAGCAAACGACTTTTCAAGTTACTCCTACAGACCCAACACGCGAACTTCATACTGAAACCGAAAATGATACCAAACATAATGCTAGTATAAGCATATCTCCTCTAAGTCCAAACCCTCGTATAATACCAAACTTCATTTGGATAGAAGTTTCGTTGCTTTTAAACGTATTTCTTGCTGGCTTTGATGGGACAGTTACAGCTTCTGCTTATACTACAATCGGTGAAGAGTTTCATGCTGTAAATTTAGCATCATGGATAACCACCTCGTATCTAATAACAAGTACTACTTTTCAGCCTTTATACGGATCGTTTTCAGACATATTAGGAAGACGAGTATGTCTACTTATGGCATCGGGTTTGTTTTGCCTGGGTTGTCTATGGTGCTACTTTACTAATGGAATCAtttcattaatttttgCAAGAAGCTTTATGGGGATTGGAGGAGGAGGATTGATTACTCTGTCCACAATCATCAACTCGGATATCATTCCGACTAGAAAACGGGGACTGTTCCAAGCGTTCCAAAACCTAGTACTGGGATTCGGGGCTATTTGCGGCGCATCTTTTGGAGGCGTACTTTCTGAAGCATTTAGCTGGAGATTCTGTTTTCTCATCCaagttcctttttcattgttaAGTATTGCTGCAGGATATTCCTTTGTACAAAATCAAGCGGGTATCAAGAAATTACCTCATTTTCGAAGTCTTTTAGAGAAGATTGATATATTGGGAGGATTCCTCTTGGTATGTGGGTTGTCAGCGTTGTTGTTGGTTTTAACGTTTGCTGGCACACGTTCCACAGATAATTATGGACTTTCTCAGTTgctacttttatttttattagGAGTGCTGTTTCTTTCTGCGTTTGTATATATAGAATTTACAACGAAAGCAGCGCCAATTATTCCATTAAAATCGCTTCAAGGGTTATACAGTACCCTTGTTTTAACGATTGGGTTTTTCACTGGATTAGCAGGATAcgcttatttatttacactCCCTTTATTGTTTCAACTAGTACTAGGGGATAGCCCTTCCAAAGCCGGACTTCGTCTTGCTTTACCTTCCTTGTCTACACCTATAGGAGGATTGATTTGTGGTATTCTCATGCACCAACGTGTTCGTATAGGGCCCCTGCTTTTTTCGGGAGTGTTTCTCATGTCTTTGGGCTATGTGCTtagtttgtttgtttatccTGGCATATCACCAATCCTACTAGGTCTATTTCTGATTCCAGCAAACGTTGGGCAAGGTATAGGATTTCCAAGctcattattttcatttatatttGCCTTTCCTCAAGATTCACATGCGACATCTACGTCAACGCTTTATCTTATTAGAAGCATCGGTTCATTGTTTGGCGTAGGGGGATTGTCGGCGGTCATTCAATTGACTCTCAGGAAAAAGTTATCTGCTGACTTGTCAGAAACCACGAATTTCAATGAAAACCAGATTCGTGAGATTATACATAAAGTTACTGAATCCATGTCTTCTTTATACGATCTACCAGACGCTATTCAGAGAATAGTATTATCTGATTATACTTTCGCCATTCGAAAGGCACAGAAGTTTACTATGATTTGCTGTTTTATAGCCCTTTTCCTGTGTATTTTAAAAGACCTAATAAGACCGAAGACGCATTCCGGATTTCGCTATTAG
- a CDS encoding Schizosaccharomyces specific multicopy membrane protein family 1 produces MLLSSWISALLFAGVALASTSDTFTAEDDDVTFEIANTNSRTSEFHPFFREKENFLFLPLVTPQNVQEFISCGLSAPFSNKSKNAYAELRLKEGANGTVHFRMISNPDFFQAYKHAIDGLKDFKFLKSLVPKANESFLDHSLDSNSNMKSAVQLVDEDNLFYCFVGYQEVPEDIEIESFEGGYSFKRKAKEEYDPIMYVHYEPDLMKGYESPQSLDRHFLCYSVISGCIGLYWVIRWLLSPKRFTFTQFLLLNWYLAFFIDHPLKQTVCTGTRVVEQHPNIYALIMVFGYFFNDGIVRSLFYSFVLSLALGMGYLRHSSKKLVFLVVLLGCVQWVFITVAPFVFPVLFLLRSSKAKPLQYLWMLYNFGYIPLVMLLGKFLADRKHLQSSHPFDAKYMNFSKFILLTILSTFVSLVTHVGSAQSFYFPPENRKIIFGVTFFCVVAYILNSHERVSKGDKISKPQEHLPSLYKDDPEMDLSNTDEKLPIN; encoded by the coding sequence ATGTTGCTATCGTCCTGGATTAGTGCCCTGCTGTTCGCGGGAGTGGCTCTCGCTTCTACGTCTGATACATTTACTGcagaagatgatgatgttACTTTTGAGATTGCAAATACAAATAGCAGAACTAGCGAATTTCATCCATTCtttagagaaaaagaaaattttctgtttctacCTCTTGTTACCCCTCAGAATGTACAGGAGTTCATTTCTTGTGGCTTATCGGCTCCTTTCAGTAATAAATCGAAAAATGCGTACGCTGAACTTCGCCTAAAAGAAGGCGCGAATGGAACAGTTCATTTCCGAATGATTTCAAACCCAGACTTTTTTCAAGCTTACAAGCATGCCATTGACGGTTTAAAGGacttcaaatttttgaaatctcTTGTTCCAAAAGCTAATGAAAGTTTTCTTGATCATTCTCTTGATTCTAATTCAAACATGAAATCCGCTGTGCAGCTCGTTGACGAagataatttattttattgttttgttggCTACCAGGAGGTTCCAGAAGATATTGAGATTGAATCCTTTGAGGGAGGATATTCTTTCAAACGAAAGGCTAAAGAGGAGTATGATCCGATTATGTATGTTCACTACGAACCCGACCTAATGAAAGGATATGAATCACCACAATCACTAGATCGTCATTTTCTCTGTTATTCTGTGATCTCCGGTTGCATAGGCTTGTATTGGGTTATTCGCTGGCTTCTATCCCCGAAAAGGTTTACATTTActcaattccttttgctgAACTGGTATcttgcattttttataGACCATCCTCTGAAGCAAACAGTATGCACTGGAACGCGTGTTGTAGAACAGCATCCTAATATATACGCGCTTATAATGGTTTTTGgatactttttcaatgaCGGAATTGTACGTTCTTTATTCTATTCATTTGTACTGTCCCTTGCACTCGGTATGGGATATCTTCGACATAGTTCCAAAAAACTGGTTTTTTTGGTCGTATTACTAGGCTGCGTTCAATGGGTTTTTATTACTGTTGCTCCTTTCGTTTTCCCTGTCCTGTTCTTGCTTCGATCTTCTAAAGCCAAACCTTTGCAATATTTGTGGATGCTTTATAATTTCGGCTATATTCCTTTGGTTATGCTTCTTGGAAAGTTTTTGGCGGACCGAAAGCATCTTCAATCATCACACCCTTTTGATGCAAAATATATGAATTTTAGCAAATTCATATTACTTACTATTTTGTCTACGTTTGTGAGCTTGGTAACTCACGTAGGCAGCGCAcaatctttttattttccacctgaaaacagaaaaattatttttggtgtaactttcttttgtgttGTCGCTTATATCTTGAATAGTCATGAAAGAGTGTCGAAAGGCGATAAAATAAGTAAACCACAAGAGCATTTGCCGTCATTATACAAAGACGATCCTGAAATGGACTTGTCAAATACCGATGAAAAGCTTCCGATCAATTAG
- a CDS encoding spermidine family transporter — protein MNDYQQSLESCSISEKDTKDIKFQQSWQYPESFPDEDFLVDFETDDPERPMNWPTWKKLLHTALYGMATFAAQFNSTTMSPTAEHLINVYPIGEEVATLATSLYVLGIAFGPMIFAPFSEMNGRKIGVFFPFFISIILTAGTASSDNVAAIMCTRFFSGLFAGAPIVSTGGVLADLWNPAERATALVFYSFLVLSGADFGPIISSLLTNGSDTAWRWPLWFMVIVESWILLINLAVVDETYVPVILARKARNLRLTTNNWGLHAAHEQYKLDAKEFVTFHLLRPLAMLATPIVFFIALFASYVYGLLYVILTTIPYTFNLSRNWKGTVGTLPMIAMFIGVIIGGILNMLWNKRYAKLLSRSRGGSLPEQRLPLMMMFGWFMPAGIFVFAWTSDPNIHWIAPFIGITMIGIGYFIIFQGCLNYLVDTFSKFAASAIAANTFSRSIFAGTFPLFSRIMFKNLGVHWGGSLVGFIALGMIPIPFVFYYFGEKLRGKTPYIKLVS, from the coding sequence atgaaTGATTACCAACAAAGTCTAGAAAGCTGTTCTATCAGTGAGAAAGATACAAAGGATATAAAGTTTCAGCAGTCATGGCAATATCCCGAATCATTTCCAGACGAAGATTTCTTGGTTGACTTTGAGACAGATGATCCTGAACGACCTATGAATTGGCCTACTtggaaaaagttattaCACACGGCGCTATACGGAATGGCAACGTTTGCTGCTCAATTCAATAGTACAACAATGTCACCTACTGCTGAACATTTGATAAATGTATACCCTATCGGTGAAGAGGTTGCGACACTAGCTACCTCTCTCTATGTCTTGGGAATTGCCTTTGGCCCAATGATCTTTGCACCCTTTTCAGAAATGAACGGAAGGAAAATTGGAGtcttctttcctttttttatatccaTAATACTAACAGCAGGGACTGCTAGCTCAGATAATGTAGCAGCTATTATGTGCACCcgttttttttctggtCTGTTTGCTGGTGCGCCTATTGTTTCTACAGGTGGTGTCTTGGCAGATCTCTGGAACCCAGCAGAAAGAGCTACCgcattggttttttattcgTTCCTTGTCTTGAGTGGTGCTGATTTTGGTCCTATCATTAGTAGCTTACTTACGAATGGTTCAGATACAGCATGGAGATGGCCGCTATGGTTTATGGTGATTGTAGAATCTTGGATTTTGCTTATTAATCTTGCAGTCGTTGATGAAACGTATGTTCCTGTTATATTAGCTAGGAAAGCTCGAAATTTGCGACTTACTACAAATAACTGGGGCTTGCATGCTGCCCATGAACAATACAAGTTGGATGCAAAAGAGTTTGTAACCTTCCATTTATTACGACCTTTAGCTATGTTGGCAACACCaattgtcttttttatcGCCTTGTTCGCCAGTTATGTATATGGTCTCCTTTATGTTATTCTGACCACTATTCCCTATACTTTCAACTTGTCAAGGAACTGGAAAGGAACAGTTGGTACGCTCCCGATGATTGCGATGTTTATTGGTGTCATTATTGGCGGAATTTTGAACATGCTATGGAACAAAAGATACGCAAAACTGCTTTCAAGAAGCAGAGGAGGTTCCCTACCAGAGCAAAGATTACCGCTGATGATGATGTTTGGCTGGTTTATGCCAGCTGgtatctttgtttttgcttggaCTTCTGATCCCAATATCCATTGGATAGCACCGTTCATTGGGATTACTATGATAGGTATTGGgtattttataatttttcaagGATGCTTAAATTACCTTGTAGATACGTTTTCAAAGTTTGCAGCATCGGCTATTGCTGCGAATACATTTTCAAGGTCAATATTTGCAGGGACTTTTCCCTTGTTTTCTCGTATCATGTTTAAAAATTTAGGTGTTCACTGGGGTGGAAGTTTAGTAGGATTTATTGCTCTCGGAATGattccaattccttttgttttttattattttggTGAAAAGTTACGTGGCAAAACCCCATATATCAAGCTTGTGTCTTAA
- a CDS encoding developmentally Regulated MAPK Interacting protein encodes MMMLSKFAFFTFIACSMAVHFNIPSAFEEWEIGEDHTIIWDSVDTDPQIAQLYLSNYYRYPPINKYLTTLSVSDGRYTADTRDWPIDGGYRINMRNPGNFDEIYAQSEEFILNPARD; translated from the coding sequence ATGATGATGCTATCAAAATTCGCCTTCTTTACATTCATCGCTTGCTCTATGGCTGTACATTTTAATATTCCTTCTGCGTTTGAAGAATGGGAAATTGGTGAGGACCATACGATCATCTGGGATTCCGTCGATACAGATCCCCAAATCGCTCAACTCTATCTGAGTAATTACTACAGATACCCTCCCATTAACAAGTACCTCACGACGCTTTCTGTTTCTGATGGAAGATACACTGCTGACACTAGGGATTGGCCTATTGATGGAGGATACCGCATCAACATGAGGAATCCCGGGAATTTCGACGAAATTTATGCTCAGTCAGAGGAATTCATTCTTAATCCAGCAAGAGACTAA
- the gst1 gene encoding glutathione S-transferase Gst1, with amino-acid sequence MAHFTLFSHKSAPNPWRPVLALKELNLPYETIYHDFEKNEQKNERHLAYNPNGRLPTLIDHHNNDYTIWESDAILAYLTDRYDKERKISLPHDHPDYHHLLQYLFFQSSGQGVIWGQASWFKSYHPEPVASAITRYRNEVKRVLGVLETILQDKEYLVADKCTIADLSFVNWNARLSYLFSPGKHDIKEELLPQLDFEKEFPKTYAWHQRLVERPAVAATLKEREEASKQ; translated from the coding sequence atgGCGCACTTTACTCTCTTCTCTCACAAAAGTGCTCCCAATCCCTGGAGACCAGTTCttgctttgaaagaattgaatctTCCTTACGAAACAATTTATCAtgactttgaaaaaaatgagcagaaaaacgaaagacACCTTGCTTACAATCCAAATGGAAGACTTCCTACATTGATCGATCATCATAACAACGATTACACAATCTGGGAATCCGATGCTATTTTGGCCTACTTGACAGACAGGTACgacaaggaaagaaagatttcTTTGCCTCATGATCATCCTGATTACCATCATTTGCTTCAGTACCTCTTTTTCCAGTCGTCTGGTCAAGGAGTCATTTGGGGACAAGCTTCTTGGTTCAAGTCTTATCACCCAGAGCCTGTTGCATCGGCCATTACTAGATACAGAAACGAAGTTAAACGTGTGCTTGGTGTTTTAGAAACTATCCTTCAAGACAAAGAGTATCTTGTCGCCGACAAGTGTACGATTGCCGACTTGTCTTTTGTCAATTGGAACGCTAGGTTGTCGTATCTTTTTAGCCCAGGAAAGCACGATATTAAGGAAGAACTTCTTCCTCAATTGGATTTCGAAAAGGAGTTCCCCAAGACTTATGCTTGGCATCAACGTCTTGTTGAGCGTCCTGCCGTTGCTGCCACTTTGAAGGAGCGAGAGGAAGCCTCAAAGCAATAA